The Gambusia affinis linkage group LG05, SWU_Gaff_1.0, whole genome shotgun sequence region TGCATGACTTCTATGTTCTTCTGCACATGTATGTCACTTTGGGGTTGTAAATTGTTCACATAGATCTGATTGCAGTACAAACAACCACAAAGAAATTctaattttaaccaaaaattggaattgagcatcaagacctgctgtgtgaacgcagccttaAATAAACAGGTTAAATTCAGCAGAGTCTGTCAATTCTCAGGAAACATTCCTACTTTTCTGCTATCAGACTTCTGTTTGCAAAGAGACAAGAAGCCTGCAGACTCCTGATGCTGCTGATATATTATAAGTTCACAAATTTCAGTGAACACTAACATCCAGAAAAgctggatatttaaaacatattacaCAAATAAGAggacaactaaatatttaagtgtaATAATCACATCGAGTTTAGATAATCTCAATTTGGGATACTTTGCTCTAAACAATTACTGAGGTCATTGAcctccttttttaattttcattctggCACTTGTGGAGCTCCGTACCAGTGCAGAACAGCATGTGACAAATATgacagcagcatttttttatcTGGTGGAGAAATTCTGCTGAGATCACAGCAACAAGTTTcataaagcagaaatgtttgtgtgtgtatggcTGAGTAGAAGAATGcttaagcaataaaataattaataaaaaaaatacaggatcaaataaaatttgactcaATAACCTGAAAACTGCTTGCTTTCTTGTTAAAGTAAAGATTGAAATCTGACTACGAATGGATGAAGCCTAATTTGTCTTTTGTGAAACAACAATCTGACTTAAGACGGCTTGTTTCTCCACTTCTCGTTTTAGCTTCAAGTCAACAGGATGTGAGCCAAAACCACAACAGTGAAGCGCTGAAGAGCTGTGCGTGTTTCAACAAGTTGCAATGGGTCTTCACACATTCAAATGCATAGCAGCTTAAGCAGCAGCTGCCTGCAGCTGCTCAACATGCTCATAGTTTAAGATCAGGTTGCAGACTCCTCTGTTTCAGAGTACACCTGGACCTAAGCAAGTGCATGACAGGCgctatttagtttgttttagagATGCAGTTCATGACAATCAGATGAGGCAAATGTGGGGCATGTAAATAGGGGTGGGCTGAGACGAGAGGAACAGGAAGAATAGAGCGGAGAGGCAAAAGACTGCAatacagacagagagagggagagcttGTTGCGCTGGTATGTGAAATACTtcacagcagatttttttcccttcttgtCGACATAGAGATATTAACCATACGAGGGACGAGGCAAAAAATGTTGTACCCTGTCTGTGGTGACTTCAAGAGATGATGTTGTGAGGAGATAAAGTCCAACCGACAAAGGTAAGACCGGTTTACTTAACTTGTAGTAAAAGTAATGTTTATGGGGGAAGCTCACAGgattaaagtcttaaaaagaaaCTATCTTCATTACTAAAGTCTAACTAGTCCATTCAACTCTTTTAACCCCATTGTACATgttagttgttaaaaaaaacaccaaaaaaaacagaattgtaGGTTTTATAGTGCTGTTTAAAGAGGTGAGAACTTGCTAAACTGGTTTCTTAAGGAgggacaaacaaaaaatgtcaaaaacagtCTTCAAGCCAGTAAACACCTGTCTGTTAACGCCGTACATGTCCTGTCTGCCGCCTAACCATCAGAAGAGGAACCGTTTCTATCTGCGGTGCGTCTATAACTAAGaatctgctttgtgtttcttccGCTCAGTTTGACAGACACAATAATGGAGAGCAACATTGAATTTtctgtggaggagctgctggagcctctcATCATCACCGAGGACGGAGACACAACCACAGGAGAGGCAGCGAGCAGCTCAGATGCCATCTTGCAAAGCTGTAGTGAAGACTCTGTTCTCGGAAAGAAAGAGGAACACCCGGGGGAAGACGAGAATAATGAAGCTGCACCGAGCAGTGAAACGCATTCAGAGGAGCTAAAGTTGGAAAAGCAGCAGAGCAACACGGAGGAGGAGCATTCAGAGGTTGATAAACTAGAGGATAGTGAGAAGAGAGATGATGGACTAAACTTAGACAAAAATGAAAGTGAAGAGCAGACACAAGCTGGCCAGACAGAGGAGGAAAATTCCTCTGAGCAGCAACCTGAAGGGGACAAAAACCAAGATGAAGATGCAACAAAGGTGGGTAAACTAAAAACCTCTGAATCAGTTACTTATTCAGCAGGTAATCATAACACTTACTatgttattgacttaaaaacatCCAGTccaaggaaaacacacacactcatggaAATTTGTAAGATTGATTTTGTTACGCATCATGTGGGATTACGTAGGAGTGGATTCCTTTGCTGTGCCAACAAATATTGTGtaccactcagtcagaaaccTCTTTCCGTCTCTCTCCACCTTCGCCACCTACCCGCCTCCTCTCAGGCTCACCGGTTAACCCCTGACTTCCCGGACTCGCTGTTTGAGCTGCTCTGCACGCTGCAGGAGGGCAGGCGGCTCAACGACCAGCGATGCTCCTTCAGGTTGGAGGGCGGACTCAGAAGGAGGAGGTGCCACTCGGAGCCCAACACCAGGAAACCGGCTAACAGAGGTGGGACCGCGCTCATGAGGTTCCACTGAAACTGATGAAAGTCATGCAGctgtttcagctgtttccaTGACATGACTCTGACTCATTTTGAtggagaagaacaaaaacaaccacaaaaccTACGAGCAGGGTTTCAGTACTTTTATGTTTCTCCATTTTTGATGGTTAAAACTCTACTGaattacttgttttgtttctttccagtGGTCTTTTCCTCCATGACTTCACTGCAGAAAGAGGAGTTTTTTGACTTGGTTGCTACTGCACAAGCTCGCCGGCTGGATGACCAGAGAGCCCAGCTGGGAAGCTCTCTGCCCCGAAAACCAAAATCTAGAAGCTTTCGAGGCAGCTTAAAGCAGCTGACTATAGTGAGAAAACCTGAACCGGTTCCTGTCCCCAAAAATGTTCCTGCCCCTAAAGATGATCTGTATGATATGATTCTGACAACACAAGTAAGGAGGATTTGCTATAATGAgtgctgtaatttttaaaaagaaatagtcGGTGTATCCACTTGTTGATTCTGATTCCTTCCTTTTCTGTAACCCACAGGCTCAGGGCCGGCTTGAGGACCAGCGAAGCAGGGCCCCCGGCCCCATGGACGATGAAGacttcttctctcttcttctgaAAGTGCAGGGCGGGCGAATGGATGAGCAGAGGACTGAACTGCCACGCTTGCTGAAAACCtgagacaaaaaatagaaactgtGGCCAGCTGTGAGAGCCAATGAGTGTCTTAGCCTCTTTTCTTGCTTTGATTTCCTGTATAAGCAGGGTTTTCGGAACCATAACTCCTCCTGAATGTTAGTCAGTGGTAAAGTTGTCAAGATTGTAGCAAAAACGCTAATGTTTGATCAACAAAGCTTTTAATGTAACATTAGGAACTGTTTCCAATGAAGAAAAGTGCAGCAAAACATAATTCAGCCTGAACTCTGGACATTGAGGGCTACTTTCTAAAACTTGGAGGTTACTTCTTGAAACCTAAAGGATATTTTTCAAAGTACAGGTAGTTCATATTGCTTTCCAAATCTTACAGGTTATTTGTTGAATCTTAAAAGTTAGTTTCTGTAGGTTGTGGTTATTCTCTGAAATTTACACATATTTTCTGTGATATATATTATCTGTACATTTACTTTCTGTGAATTTCTGTGAATATAGCATTTAAGTTATGTAAAAGAACTTATAAGATATGGAAATAACCTCCAAGATCCACAAAGTACCTTCTAAATTCAGCAAAATACCCAGTTGCAAGACTCATAATGCAGCATACTCCTTGAAAGTAATCTtagtgttttgaaatgtaacttGAGTTTTGCATAGTAATTTTATGAAAGCATTAAGTTACATATCTCCTTGTAATAGTACCTTTTCAGCTGCAGAGCATAACCTTTGAATTGTAGTAAGTGGCCTACAGGTTCTTCGTTCCTAAAAGTAATCTCTAAGTTCTAGAAACTAACTTCAATGATCTGGAAAGTACCAGGTTACAGGATACCTCATAACACAGCTTGATCTCTGAAGGTACCCAGTTAGTTCATGTGCTTCATGAAAGCAATCTTTCAGCTCCAGTGTAAGCTTCAGAAGCGTTTCCCCGTAATAAAACGTCAAAAAGTACCCTTTATGTTCTGGAATTTCACCTCTGAGTGTGTGGTACAAAATTGTGTATATTTACCCCAAATTCTCCAAATAACCAGCTTGAAGATGTACCATCTAATTGGAGAAAGTACAAAGACACAAAACGTCTGATAGTATAGTATACTTTTGAGGGCAAAAGTAATCAAAAGGTTACTTTTTCCCTCAAAAGTAACCTTTTGATTCTGAGGACAGTGACTTGTAAGCTCCAGCAAGTCCTGGAAATGAAAGAGTTGTATTATACATTgctactaaaaatgttttaccattTCTGTAGTTA contains the following coding sequences:
- the LOC122831110 gene encoding G-protein-signaling modulator 1 codes for the protein MESNIEFSVEELLEPLIITEDGDTTTGEAASSSDAILQSCSEDSVLGKKEEHPGEDENNEAAPSSETHSEELKLEKQQSNTEEEHSEVDKLEDSEKRDDGLNLDKNESEEQTQAGQTEEENSSEQQPEGDKNQDEDATKAHRLTPDFPDSLFELLCTLQEGRRLNDQRCSFRLEGGLRRRRCHSEPNTRKPANRVVFSSMTSLQKEEFFDLVATAQARRLDDQRAQLGSSLPRKPKSRSFRGSLKQLTIVRKPEPVPVPKNVPAPKDDLYDMILTTQAQGRLEDQRSRAPGPMDDEDFFSLLLKVQGGRMDEQRTELPRLLKT